The genomic DNA ATTCTTTGCCCAGTGCGTGACTAAGGCTCATTTACTTACGCCTGTGAATGGTGCAATTTCTGATTACAGTCATTGGTCGTGGTGGTGAGCAGATTTCTAGACTGCAGCGTGAATCGGGTGCAAAGATCCAGATGGCTCAAGACAGTGGCGGTTTACCAGAGCGTGTTTGTACAATTTCGGGCCCTAGGTAACTGGACAGTTTCCACATTTCCACATTAGAATATTACTGTCAATGTTGAagtcttgcaaaaaaaattttttttttataaatgtatgaaatataaatttaatcattttgtccCTTTTTGCAGGGATGCCATTAATCGTGCAAAAGATATGATATTTGACATAGTTCAGCGTGGTGATACACCAGCTGAACGGCGTGGACGTGGAGGAATGGGAGGGCCTGGTGGTGGTCCAGGTGGTCCGCCTGGGGGTGGTGGTCCTATGGGCCCTCCTGGCATGGAAATGGGAGGAAATGCTGCTACTGTGGAAATAAGCATACCGGGTCCAAAAGTTGGACTTATAATAGgtaaggttcttcttcttcttcttcttcttcttcttcttcttcttcttcttcttcttcttttcttctgcttctgcttctgcttcttctgaTATTGTAAaagtttatcatttttaattgtatCAAAGAGAGTATCTTACTTTTCATCTGTTACAGGCAAAGGTGGTGAGACAATTAAACAACTTCAAGAAAAGAGTGGGGCAAAGATGGTCATCATACAGGATGGCCCTcagcaggaaaatgaaaagccCCTTAGAATTAGTGGTGATCATCAGAAGGTACAGAACTTTGGAATACCAATTCGCATGTGTGTTTgacattattttcctcttttcatatGAGAATGGcattagttttcatttattaaaataagGATTGacctgaataattttttttactatcttttaAGGTTGAAATGGCCAAGCAACTTGTATACGATTTAATTGCTGAAAAAGAGACTCAAGCTGCGCAGTTTGGTGGAAGAGGTCGAGGTAGAGGTGGTTTTGGTGACAGAAGGGGCGAAGGCAGAGGTGATAGAGATCGACGAGATAGAGATCGTGATAGGGATGAATATGGTGGTGGCGATGAGAGGGTAAGTAAATTTTGTGACAAGAATGTAATATATTTGGTTTCCCATTTGCCtcgaaaaaataactgaaatttgaTCCTCATGGTCACATTATGCTCGATTAGCAAAAGCAActggggaaaaaaggaaatagtTTTTAGGTTGTATGACTGTCAAGCAGGAAGAGTCAAAACCCTCCGATGCTCTTTCTTGCTgtaaaacgacttccactgctctttaggccatgcctggCATTCCGCGCAAGGATTAGTTAAAATACAGGTGCCTACACGTGATATGGGTATTGGTCGCCGCCTAAGCCAAAAACCGAGAACACTGAAAACCTTGAATTCCGGGGCGCACACATTGACGAGGCCGAGGAGTAGCAGAAGCAGGCATAATATCAGCCAAAAaaaccgggtaaaggccaagagaggttaaccacgACTCGCCTaggcggttaaagaaaagacttgACGTGGTGGCGTAGGTGattggtccttgaccactcttcacccgatctacgcatgcgttgcctgATATCACAAGATATCTTGCTTTCATCTTTGAGCGATTCCAGCTAGacactagaaattatccttttgttaatacctcaggtttgtagctatagaaaaatgaaagtgaaatggatgaaaacgggcaaactaaaaccggcttCAAAACAGATACAGTaaacacgtcctatcttaaaggcggtagaatAGTAACTGGTGGGTCACGGGACGCctagggcattctgggtaatacatgctGTGTGACCTGGtgtagatgccaatagtccctggatctcataagtttaattttaatttaccgGTTTCTAGCTAGGCGccagtaaatcctaatgttaagacctcaggtttgttagttatgaaaaatacaaattagttacaaatttgtcatattgtcttggaaaatttgtcatttttcctgtCTCAGGTGATATGAACATATATTATGAATCCTGTAGTGCAAGGTTTAGAAACCATGAGAgaaatttttaatctttttatgtaCCCTTAATGGATATACATGCTCACATGAGttgcaataacaggttttgggggGTGGACAGTGTCactcattttttaataatattttccatcGATTTTTTGGGAATTGGGGAGAAGAGGTGCCATTGCTTTTATAGgtcataaattcactaatggcaacttctTGTCGGCTAAAATCTACTTTGCAGCTCATAAGAGACTTAATTGggttcttgacttcaagggaggatgtaATGCTTCTGTCATGCAAGATgtgtttttgtaaatttgctcattaATATACCAAGGAGgtactgttggttttagttcttatctttgaTGATATGTGAGTTACAGATGtaatttttgcaaagaaaagtgcaaagaaatattagaaaaaacatttataaataaaatataaagttactgtcttcttggtaaatttaagtacaggtactcctcatttaacgTCATACATGTTTTACACCAACTTGGAGTTACGACGATAAcatgaagagaataaaaaaaataaaaataaaaataaaaacattgctaatggtggccaagagaaaggctattcagtgccaataatctagcctagcctaagtttttgaaaactaaaatctatggctaaaacaataaatgaggctcttaatatactttgtaaagaaagCTATACAGTGAACCTCTTAAATTCGGCATCTGTGGTCTGGGAACTCCACTGGGCGGCTTGATTCAGCCGCCATTAGGTAGTTGCGCAGCTGAACGGGTGGTGCCACGTTTGTTTAAAACTTCAAGACGACAGAAATTATGCCATATCCTTTGTTTATTGAGAATATAagtcttagtaatgaaaagaaaatgtgtgaagtcaaatatgttttttataataactttaaaataaatatatttttcttaaatattccacttgagaagtgTCTACCAGCCaatccttttaatcaaaacaatgagacatttggcatgcaCGAATTCCCTACtcttagtatgcttgaaagacttGCATGTCATACAGtttgatcatttttttaatacaactgtgtatttacatatgtattagACATGTCACCCATTAGATCAGATGATACTAGAGGTAAGAAGTGCAAGCGTAAATCTTTATCAATGCTAGAAAATGCTTATCCAATTACTGAATAGTCTAGTGTTCgctttcctcaatagatggcgttgtgctttgtttacgttttgacggcgACATTCGAAAGACCTGTGATCACTgaaattcacttttctttttaatctcgCTACcctctacaaaaaaaataaatgacgaagaaaCTAATTGGTATAATTATAAAATACCAAATTTAGAATATAAAAGTCTGCTGAACAATGTGCAGTTTCTGAGAAAAGTTTAGTGCTGTATTGACTAGTTTTGACTTACTAGTAGGCTAACTCAGGATTGTAGGCTAAATTTGTTATAaatacactattttaaagaaaatatacattatgaatttagaaaatggtgaagttaaaatatatgagtaataaaatgataaaaagcattgTCAGAACTTTTCTAAGCAGCAAGCTATGTTGGAAACTAGTTctgtgtaatatgtgtgtgttaaaATTAATGCTATTAGTCGTAATAAAGAGCAACGCATTTAATGACGTGGTTGCTGGAACAGAACCCCGTCGTTAAACGAGTACctgtaaatattttgctaatatgCTCAAAAATTTGTTAactagttttatttcttatctggtttGATATTGTGtggtctataattataattttacaaaataaatttgttagaaaatattttgtataacttcataaaatttacaattgtctagTAAAAGAAACacaatataactgatgggtcacaggtagccgtgggcattctgggtatacatgccccgtgacctggtatagatgccattagtccctggatctcacaagtgtaattttaattctaccggtttccagcttggcgctagtaaatcctaatgttaagacctaaggtttgttagttatgaaaaatacaaattagtcacaaatttggtatttttcaaCTTGCAATGAAAACTTTTatcaaattattctctctctctctctctctctctctctctctctcttcctctctcgctctcgggagggggggggggggggggggggggggggtcttttcGGTTCTTGGGGGGGTTCTTTCGTCCTCTCTCTCATCGGTCTCTCTTCTAAATTCCATCCTCtgtctcctccttcttctcctccctgGTCATATCTATCTACCtcatctcctcttctctcatatatattgatttattacccTGTCCATTAAGGAATAGATTTAATTATTGTGTATGGTATGATTCTTGAATATGAGTGCTCtaaaatttttcttatgtataattTTAGGAACGATTTGGTGGCGGGCGAGGTGGTCGAGGTGGCTTCAACAATGACTGGGGTGGTCGAGGTGGTCATGGTGGGCCAGGAGGACCTATGGGTCGTGGGGGTTTTGGTGGTCCAGGTGGCCCTGGAGGACCTGGTGGGCCTGGTGGGCCAGGGATGGGTGGACCTGGTGGACCAGGTGGACCTAGTAAGTGCTATTCAACTTGGAAGAAGtccagttttttatttcatttataaaggTTTCTGTGAATAACATTTTATGTTGCAGATAATAGAATAAGATGATTTGGGAGCACAGAACTAGTGTTGAATTTTATTAGATACTTAACCAAGCATTGTTTCTAACTACAGTGGGTCGCGGTGGGCCAATGGGAGGCCCCATGGGAGGtcaaggtggtggtggtggacgtGGTGGACCAAATGACAAATTAGAAGCTATATTTAATGTTCCTGCAAATAAATGTGGTTTAGTAATAGGAAAAGGTAGGTACTGCTTTATTTCAAATATGAAGATAATTGAATTTGTCCTACTCCAtggaatttgatatttttatataaaggaaCTGCACTAACTTGAAAAGTCAAGTACTGTACAAATTTGTGAAAGTAATAAATCCCATTATAATTTTATTCCTTGGTTTTAGGTGGTGAGACTATCCGAACAATTAACCAGCAGACTGGTGCACACTGTGAGTTGGATAGACGACCGCCCCAGAACATTAATGAGAAGACATTCATAATTCGTGGATCTCATGAGCAAAtagaaaatgcaaagaaaatgatAGCAGAAAAAGCAGGCATGGTAAGTATAATCAGAGATTAGTTGCCTGTCTGAGATTATAACCCTtcttgacaaaataaattttgcatTCATGTGATAGTTTTGAGAATTGTGatcaatttattatattatgCACTCAATTTTAACAGTATTGCAAGAATGTGAGTTAATTCATTAAGTACTAAGTACAGGAGAGTATTGAATATTGATAATGCAAGTACCTTCTTGATACATACTAAAGTAAACACAACATAGTCTTTAGATGCAGTAGAGAGTTAAACAGTTATTTTGAGCAAGTTCAGCTTTTGTCATAATAAAGTAAATACTTGCCTAACTGTTTTGTTCAGGGTCCTGGTGGTCCTGGTCAAAATGGTAATACAAATCTGGCACCACAGGGTTGGGGCAATGCGTATCAACAGTGGAATCAAGGCCATCCCAATGATCCCAGtgagtattgtttttatttattttttttaattcagtttaaGGTTTGATTGACTGGCCTAAGGAAACGTGTTttttgatgaaagtatggttttaagaGTCCCAAGATAGATAAGCCTTATAGTATCATGTTTGCTGTGAAGACTAAAGAAGGCATTGTATTGTATGGTTTCAGATTTTATTAGTGTTGTAGCGAGCTGCAAGAAATAATTTGATTCGATATACCCagcatatttttatgtaatttatatttgttCTTATGGGAGTACAAACCAGATCTTTTTATGTTTGAGTCTTTAGTGTAATCTGGAATTGTTGAGACACTGTAACATGGTAGTTGCAACTGGTGTTAGGAGTAGCCCTACTTGCCTTCTGTcacaaagtatttttttaaagatgtatGGATTTGCTTATGAAGGGTAAATTGTAGGGGTTAAGGATGAGAATGAGTGTGTGGGAGTTTAATGGTATGTACTCGGTATTTGTAGTTCCCATGGATGTACTATGCATTTTTGGATCTGCACTGATACCATGCCTTTTATATGAAAGACTTCCAGTCATGATATTCCCTGTGAGTAGTGTGCAAGTTTGTCTCATGTGCAATGGAAGGTTTTGAGAACATAAAAAGGAAAGATCAAAACCTTCAGCTGTTGTCGTCAAGGGAAAATATGCccatggaactaaaaaaaaaaaaaaaaaaaaatccctaaccCCCTTCCCCCTGCGTATTAGTTTttccatgtttgtatgtatgtttatatatcagATATTTATTATGACGATCCTCTCAAACAAGAACTTATATAATCCCACCTCACCCAACATGCTTGACCTCTGTTGCCAGAGAGAAAAGTGCTTGGTGATGGTGAGGTGGGGTTTCCCTACTTGCTTTTATTTCACCAGTTACTACCTTATCAAGTCACAGCACCCAATTCCAGCTCATGCAGAAGAATACTGCTACATAAAATGCTCTGATACGTTTACTTTAGAAATTCTTACGTATGTTGTGAAACATAATCATGACATCAAAGATGGATTAACCTACGTTGTAGATGCTGTAATCTaacttaatattcaaaatagaatCTGAGCTTGCATACAGTAATATTTGGGGTTGTCCCATTTGGTTTAATTAAGTATTTCATCataaatttaacttttatatagtatatagtaatctGAATACAGCTTCCTTTTTTCTTGTGTGATTTTAGAAAATCTGTTCATTTTTCTTAACTAGGGTGTAATCATAAGTTATGGTGTGCTGggagaatttttagtttttaggATGTTTTTTCCCACTTATGTGAAATATGGAATGTGgtctttttgtgttttgaaagcTGGGAGTGAGTGTAAATGGATGAAGGTATGTAATTCCAACCAAGGGAAGGCTAATATTGACAGTAATTAGGAAAGCAATACCCACGTGGTAGTCTGTCCATAGGTTTTTTTGATTACTGGGAATGACTGTACTTGCAGAATCAGTGTGTTGGTGGTTTCCAGATTGCATATTTACAAGTATTTTTATagttgatttgtgtgtgtgtgtgtaatatttaacCCTTACAGACTGagcatgaatatatattaacCCTTATTGGACGGATGCCCATGTATGAGTAACAACAACGGTTTGAATGGTTGATGGATTACCTCCGGTGAGTATCAATATTACCCACCATTGATTTAGAGAAATCTGCAGGGAAAGCATCTCCATTACTTCAATAGCCTATAAATTTATCATCgacaacttttagactggctcagcTTGCTGAATCTAGGCCGCTCATGATTTAGTTGTGTTCATGACTTCAAGgaggtaaaacacacacacacacacacacactcacacactctctctctctctctctctctctctctctctctctctctctctctctctctctctctctctctctctctctctctcaataaaactcTGTTGGGTTAGTTCTAATCTTTTTTGATAGGATGTCAGTTATAATCTCagtttgcaaagaaatattagaaaaactaacctaaaaaagttactgcatctttgatctcggtaaatttgtaaatattttacaatatatatgctcagaatttgctacaaattttagttcttatctgttataatattgtgtgagctgtaattataattttacaaaataaaataaaattatcagaaaaaacatgcataacttaaaatttacaattgttttGTAAGTAGGCCCCATAAGGGGTTGTaaagtcattttcaactttttgtggaagataggaattttttttttcccaccttGTGTATTTGGATAtctctttccattgatttatattatatatatataatcttaaattgGTTGACCTCAAAGTTTGCCCGGTCGGGGgggtgcttatgtatatatatacaaatttttttagcCCGGCTCTTAAGGGTGGAAACACCCCTAGATGAGGTAAACTTTTAAGGTTGGCCAGAAAAAAAGTTATGCAATTGCACGTGGTATAAAAAAACTTGGAAATTTTCTATACTTTCCGTTGGAAGAATAAAGTGAATATTTCCAACCCTGTGTTAGTCTTATTTTCCAGGACTCAAAAAAATTTGCTAATTTGACCAAGTTGTACAGTTTCAGCTCGCACAGTATCCTAACAATTAAGAACTaacatcagtaacaaattctgagtatatttatggtaaaatatttatgagatgTAATAAGATGGAGAGATGCAGTACCTCTAGTgatttatacattattttctaatatttctttgtactttaatgtgcaaaattacaattattaataataataataattatagctaTACATCTATTGTAAAAGAAATGAACTAAAACCAGCAGCAGTCCGATGTATTTATGAgcgaatacatacatacctacaatacatacatacctacaagACCTCTTGTGACAAGGTGTTGCAGTACATTTCCTCATGAAATCTAAAGTCGCACTGATTTCTATCATTCCTGTACTTAGGTAATAGTGTTGCCAGAAGTCAAATACGGCCCATCGATGTGATTCAAACATTTTCCCAcaaatttttttcaaactttATGGCACAAAATATAAATTCTCATCTGTGGCAAACTGGATCAAACATCTAAAGCCGTTGTTATGCCTCACATGATCATGCTTGGCCTGAAGGGTTAAAGGGTTTCCTGTTGGAGTAGATACCAAAGTATATAAAAATGGTCATTGTCCTTTACGACCTACTTATGCGTACTATTTATGGGGAAACATTTGTTGAGAAATCCTAAAATATAGGATTTTATTAGAAGTTAACAATATTATGGTATACATAACCACTGCCATTTCAGAGGAAAGCAGCTGAGCATGTGTTTGTGTGCACATGAGTGTGTGCATGCTTGTGCAACTTTCAAAGTTTTTATGGTGAAACAGGTGTTAGGAGACAGTTGTTGTGTATGGACATCTGATCAGTGAACTTTACTTTAGAAAGTGAATCATGATTATTGTAAAGTGTTATAACAAGACCACCGAGTTATTTTTTGTAGAATTGTACTGCTTAACAGGAGTATATTTTCTGGAACGAGAGGTGGAATTGACTATCCTTATGAGAGATAGGATGTTAACTCACTGGGTTGgctaaattttcataaataatatggAGGAAGGTGAAGTTAAGAAATTGGACAACTGCAGTTAGGAGCAGAAGGAATGCTGTGTAAAGAACTATTAGTTGTCCAAAGTGTCATAGAAGACACACTAAGCAATACACCCCCACATACATAAAGTAAAACAACAGGTCaccaagcaaagaaaaaaaattttaagctcTTCATTGTAACTGTTTGTTACctttactttgaattttatttgattCTCTTGGCTTTGGGAAATGGTAATACTGTAATGCCTTAGAATAAAGTTTCAGCCAGTGTTGACTTTAATATCCGTAAACTAAGTTTTATTGCTGAATATAGTTTAGAATTTTATTTAGGTAACTATTTTAGCCCAAAGTTATCCTTTCTCAAGTTGCTCATTAGAGGGATTGTGTATTGTTTAAGGATTTTTAATTTAGTTAAAGACCACCGAGTCATATTTCTAGACTTAAGGGACTGCCCGAGGGGTTCATTGTTAAGTGAggggaaaactgaaataaagtGAAAGTTAAAAGCTAGGTAGGAATATTGGTATTTACTAAAAGACTTAAGGGTGGGAAGGAATgctgcaaaaatatttttaaatacaatGTACAGTATGCCACTAGGGCGCCACAAGGGCACTTAAGTATTTACACCCTTGAAGTGAATTTTTAGAGGAATTTTATCGACATCGAGGATAGCTAGTGAGGAATATTGCGAAATTATTCAATTTTAACTGTTGAAGATCCATCTTTAAACCTACTGGGAAATAAACATGAGTAAATTTTGAAAGAGGGATTGACTGGCAGTATATCTAGTTACCTCTAGTTTTTGGTATCTTTTGTGTATAGTGGGACTGgaaaacagtaataaaattttctttgtttttgtggaTATTAAAATAGTGATTATATTTTTGTTAGCCAAACAAGCAGCAGATGCTAATGCAGCAGCGTGGGCAGCATATTTTTCACAATACTACCCTGGGCAAAATCAACAAAATAGCAATGCACCTCCTAATAGTCAACCACAACCCAATGCCAATCAACCTCCATCTGGTCCTGGAGCTGGtgagtaatattttgtaatatgtgGTCAGTATTGCCAGTGTGGCATGATGAATTTTTGTTCTAGATAAGGCAGATTTGTCCATTTTCTCAGCCTTACAGGATCAGTTCACAATGGATAACACTACCCTGAAAAAGTGAAGACCTTATACTTCACAATTCTATAGAACTTTATAATAGTAAATTGTAATGCATAATCTAGCTATGGCTTCTCGCAATCATAGAATATGGATGGTTAGATTTTCAGCCATATTTaatcatttaagaaaattaagGGAAGGTGTTGATGCAACTGGATTTATGTAAACTTAACCCATAACTATATAAAACACTTTGGGCTAGGGCTATGAATTTAGTCACTTGGTTtggttacattctctctctctctctctcatctctctctctctctctctgccagttgAATTAAGTATAATCACTAATCACCTTACCTTTTGGTTGAGTTGAGTATCAGTTTGGATATGACTTTTTACCTTGCAGGTGGCCAAGCAGACTACTCGGCACAGTGGGCAGACTACTACAGAAGCATGGGAATGCACAGGGAAGCAGAAGCAATAGAGCATCAGGCCAAGAGTATGAAAGTTGGTGGCCCAGGTGGTCCTACCCCTAATGCTGCACCTCAACAGGTATTTTGTcccatattattttttattttttttttttattttttttttccctcataccAGGACAGCCATTTGCCATTCTAGAGCATCAATAACTCACAGTAGTTAACAAAGTGTTATTGCCTTTGGGGTGTTCTGAACAGGATTGCTTATTCTTCAGTATGTGGAGTCAGTACTTGAGGATTTTTATTTGGGAATCACACACTTTTAACGTTAATTCCACTTATTATATAGCTTTTCTTTGTCTAGAACAAGTCGCATAGATATATTAGCAGTGTATTGCAGATTTTCATAACTTCCTGCATTATTGATGCTCTAGGGTGGAGGTGCTCAGCCAGCAGCTCCTGGAGGTGGCGTAGGTGGTGGTGCGCCGGGTGCACAGGACTACTCGCAACAATGGATAGAGTACTACAGGGCACAGGGCATGCACGCAGAAGCTGATAAAATTGAGGCACAAGTCAAAGCTTCCAAGGTCAGTGGATCTGTTCTGGTTGTAAAAAAGGAGGCCAGAGTACCTCGTACGATACATCAAGTGGTAACGGGTGCTGTCGCTAGGAATGTTCCTTAAAACTCGACCATCACCTttgatggaaattttttttttatttatattataggtgaattttttgttttattttaaatttaatttagggtggtattttctatttttatttttgctggacAATTGCATAATGCAAATTGTTAAAATTTCTTTGTTGCAGAGGATTTGGTTTGTCAAAATTTCTTTGTTGCAGAGGATTTGGTTTAATATGCAGTTTCAAGTATTTTATGCATATGGTAAATGTATTGACATTCCTTGTGATTTTGAAAGTTTTGTGAAATGTTCTAACATTAAGATCATAGTGAAAGGTATTTTTAAACAAATCCCAACTACACAGTTCAGATGTTTTTTTCCAAATATGAAGTGAGGGTTTGATTGAAGCATGAATTGACTTTTTGTATTGCAGTCTTTTTGGGATAGTCACATTTTGTTTGGTTACTTTCATGAAGTGGACTAAGTATCAAATTGAGTCCTTGCTAGTAATAGTTATTAGGGACCAAAAGCACAATAGTGGTTTTATTGAAGTAGTTAGTTTTCTTGCCACCCAcctccaaaaattttttttaaagttaggtATTCTAGAGCCAGAGCATTATGCAATTTAGTGTTATTAGGGATGGCTAGATCTTTTTAGAGCAAGATTATACCTGTAGTACCACAGTAAGTCATAGCTTTAGTAAGCTGTTATGAATCTCATAGGTATAACTACTTGTATAAACTTGACTAGGAGGTGTTTTTGCACTTTTGACAAAATCCTTCTCTATTAAGTGATAAGGTGATACTCttgcaacaaaatgtttttatataagcGATGAGGTGAAACCCTAGAGAACCTGTATTCTAACAGAAaagacataaaaggaaaaatattaacccttaaacgctgagcctcttatttacaaaagtgctgtatgccggcggcgttcggagttagcgccgaagctgaaaaaagttttttcaaaaaatcacagcacacacagtttttaagattaacgagttcatttttggctcctcttttttttattttttattttttttttgcctgaagtttagtatgcaaccatcagaaatgaaaaaaatatactataaatattaaaatagtatatgacagcgcaaaaaaaaattctatatataattgtatacaaatcgtgctgtgagcaaatggttaaatcttttttttttttttttttcaattaccttcattttgcaacaaacgggaagtctctagcacaatattttgatttatggtgaatttttgaaaactttcttttttacgtccgcgcaatacaaattcatgcatca from Macrobrachium nipponense isolate FS-2020 chromosome 22, ASM1510439v2, whole genome shotgun sequence includes the following:
- the LOC135198758 gene encoding far upstream element-binding protein 1-like isoform X13, which gives rise to MMAAAAGPDSTNFAQSSAFADAVQRARQVDDRQNEDMKRPEIAAKIQPSGQKRPLEEAEGGMDRPQGPDAKRPPGGGDGGGGGGGGGGGVFMSGPLMGGPGSAPGGGAPGGGPPHRGLGSVESDEIQVPDKMVGLRGPGGGGAMESEDIKVPDKLVGVIIGRGGEQISRLQRESGAKIQMAQDSGGLPERVCTISGPRDAINRAKDMIFDIVQRGDTPAERRGRGGMGGPGGGPGGPPGGGGPMGPPGMEMGGNAATVEISIPGPKVGLIIGKGGETIKQLQEKSGAKMVIIQDGPQQENEKPLRISGDHQKVEMAKQLVYDLIAEKETQAAQFGGRGRGRGGFGDRRGEGRGDRDRRDRDRDRDEYGGGDERERFGGGRGGRGGFNNDWGGRGGHGGPGGPMGRGGFGGPGGPGGPGGPGGPGMGGPGGPGGPMGRGGPMGGPMGGQGGGGGRGGPNDKLEAIFNVPANKCGLVIGKGGETIRTINQQTGAHCELDRRPPQNINEKTFIIRGSHEQIENAKKMIAEKAGMGPGGPGQNGNTNLAPQGWGNAYQQWNQGHPNDPTKQAADANAAAWAAYFSQYYPGQNQQNSNAPPNSQPQPNANQPPSGPGAGGQADYSAQWADYYRSMGMHREAEAIEHQAKSMKVGGPGGPTPNAAPQQGGVGGAPAVPNAPHQLGGAPGGPASAAAAVAAAAVNGQGPGQQSSGGMTDYSQQWIEYYRSQGMHAEADKIEQQLKAAKGGAGGPPGGGPTVTPMYNPTYNQGY
- the LOC135198758 gene encoding far upstream element-binding protein 2-like isoform X12, which produces MMAAAAGPDSTNFAQSSAFADAVQRARQVDDRQNEDMKRPEIAAKIQPSGQKRPLEEAEGGMDRPQGPDAKRPPGGGDGGGGGGGGGGGVFMSGPLMGGPGSAPGGGAPGGGPPHRGLGSVESDEIQVPDKMVGLRGPGGGGAMESEDIKVPDKLVGVIIGRGGEQISRLQRESGAKIQMAQDSGGLPERVCTISGPRDAINRAKDMIFDIVQRGDTPAERRGRGGMGGPGGGPGGPPGGGGPMGPPGMEMGGNAATVEISIPGPKVGLIIGKGGETIKQLQEKSGAKMVIIQDGPQQENEKPLRISGDHQKVEMAKQLVYDLIAEKETQAAQFGGRGRGRGGFGDRRGEGRGDRDRRDRDRDRDEYGGGDERERFGGGRGGRGGFNNDWGGRGGHGGPGGPMGRGGFGGPGGPGGPGGPGGPGMGGPGGPGGPMGRGGPMGGPMGGQGGGGGRGGPNDKLEAIFNVPANKCGLVIGKGGETIRTINQQTGAHCELDRRPPQNINEKTFIIRGSHEQIENAKKMIAEKAGMGPGGPGQNGNTNLAPQGWGNAYQQWNQGHPNDPSGQADYSAQWADYYRSMGMHREAEAIEHQAKSMKVGGPGGPTPNAAPQQGGGAQPAAPGGGVGGGAPGAQDYSQQWIEYYRAQGMHAEADKIEAQVKASKGGVGGAPAVPNAPHQLGGAPGGPASAAAAVAAAAVNGQGPGQQSSGGMTDYSQQWIEYYRSQGMHAEADKIEQQLKAAKGGAGGPPGGGPTVTPMYNPTYNQGY
- the LOC135198758 gene encoding far upstream element-binding protein 2-like isoform X14, producing MMAAAAGPDSTNFAQSSAFADAVQRARQVDDRQNEDMKRPEIAAKIQPSGQKRPLEEAEGGMDRPQGPDAKRPPGGGDGGGGGGGGGGGVFMSGPLMGGPGSAPGGGAPGGGPPHRGLGSVESDEIQVPDKMVGLRGPGGGGAMESEDIKVPDKLVGVIIGRGGEQISRLQRESGAKIQMAQDSGGLPERVCTISGPRDAINRAKDMIFDIVQRGDTPAERRGRGGMGGPGGGPGGPPGGGGPMGPPGMEMGGNAATVEISIPGPKVGLIIGKGGETIKQLQEKSGAKMVIIQDGPQQENEKPLRISGDHQKVEMAKQLVYDLIAEKETQAAQFGGRGRGRGGFGDRRGEGRGDRDRRDRDRDRDEYGGGDERERFGGGRGGRGGFNNDWGGRGGHGGPGGPMGRGGFGGPGGPGGPGGPGGPGMGGPGGPGGPMGRGGPMGGPMGGQGGGGGRGGPNDKLEAIFNVPANKCGLVIGKGGETIRTINQQTGAHCELDRRPPQNINEKTFIIRGSHEQIENAKKMIAEKAGMGWGNAYQQWNQGHPNDPSGQADYSAQWADYYRSMGMHREAEAIEHQAKSMKVGGPGGPTPNAAPQQGGGAQPAAPGGGVGGGAPGAQDYSQQWIEYYRAQGMHAEADKIEAQVKASKGGVGGAPAVPNAPHQLGGAPGGPASAAAAVAAAAVNGQGPGQQSSGGMTDYSQQWIEYYRSQGMHAEADKIEQQLKAAKGGAGGPPGGGPTVTPMYNPTYNQGY